A single genomic interval of Streptomyces sp. NBC_00663 harbors:
- a CDS encoding response regulator gives MIADDHAMFRSGFRAVLDARPDMECVADVGDGYSAIEAVRSLGADLAVLDVRMPKLDGLSAARQLMASGRKPLKVLLLTTFGTDDYLRTALAYGVSGFVLKSLPPPRRTRDRDPRRRPGRHLPRPVDHQPTRPTTG, from the coding sequence GTGATTGCCGACGACCACGCGATGTTCCGATCCGGCTTCCGCGCGGTCCTCGACGCACGGCCGGACATGGAATGCGTCGCCGACGTCGGCGACGGCTACAGCGCCATCGAGGCCGTCCGGTCCCTTGGCGCGGACCTCGCCGTCCTGGATGTGCGCATGCCCAAACTCGACGGTCTCTCGGCCGCCCGCCAGCTGATGGCGTCAGGGCGGAAACCCTTGAAAGTCCTCCTCCTCACCACGTTCGGCACCGACGACTACCTGCGCACAGCACTGGCCTACGGAGTAAGCGGATTCGTCCTGAAAAGTTTGCCCCCCCCCCGAAGAACTCGTGACCGCGATCCGCGTCGCCGCCCGGGGCGACACCTACCTCGACCCGTCGATCACCAGCCGACTCGCCCCACGACTGGTTGA
- a CDS encoding response regulator transcription factor produces the protein MASGFSNADIGEQLYVGEQTVKTHVSRVLATLGLRDRVHAVRFAHHHGLIEPNDTSGL, from the coding sequence ATGGCCTCCGGCTTCTCCAACGCCGACATCGGCGAACAGCTCTACGTCGGCGAACAGACTGTCAAAACCCACGTCTCACGCGTCCTGGCCACACTCGGACTCAGAGACCGCGTACACGCCGTGCGGTTCGCCCACCATCACGGCCTGATCGAACCAAACGACACGTCCGGCCTGTGA